AACTTCAGCGTACAGGCGAGAATTTTCATACTCTAAACAAACAATCTGGTAAGGCTGAAAGTTAGGAGCGGAACTGATTGAGGCTTGCTTCACAGGAAGAAATAGGACTTTTCTTATTGCTTCTTTATTGTAGAAGTTAGATGCCCTTTAGGGGGTAAGCTTGGAGTACCTTTGGTGCTACGCTTGGCACGTCCTCCCAGATGAGCGATCGCTACCAAATATAACAATAACAACCTAATATAACATCCCTAATTGGTTCCTGAAGGCGAGATCCCCGACTTTTTAAAGAAGTCGGGGATCTGAAGGGCTAGAATCTCACAAATCAATATTTATGCAAGAACTATTTACACTTAAAGAATTGCTGCTAAATCGGGCTATCCACGACTCATTGACGATTGTTGAATAACTCGAATCAAAAAGTAAAAATGGCATTATTAATAATATTAGCAGCTAGGCTATTACATCTGATAAGGGAGCAAGTCGAAAATTGCACAAATCGCTGTTGGGAAGTATCTATACTGGTTAATAAAAAGGAAATTTTGGCTGGTGCCTTGGCTTTAATGTCACTGCCAGAATGAAGAAATTTTGACGCTTTGCGGATAAGCGATCTCTATAGCAGTCCTAAATGATTCGTGAATGCCAGATCCCCGACTTCTCTAAGAAGTCGGGGATCTAAAGTGCTAGGACATCACAACTCAAATAGGATTGCTATATAATTTCTTTCTATAAGCAATATGCTATATTTCTTACCTAAATAAAAATATTAAGGTTTGCTCCCCAATCCCCGATAAATTAGGGATTAGGGAGCAAATGTGTTGCATCACAACGTTAACCGAGATGTATTGTCCTCAACCCTTCTCCCATCAAGGGAGAAGGGGTTGGCAGTAAATCTCCCTTAAACTGGCAGCACCGAATTTGCAGAATTCACTCCCATCGCACCGGAGTAAATCAAACCTCGTTGCATATCCAGCGTCAGAATCGCTCCATCCCGAATGATTTCCGTTGCCTTCTTCACGCCCACAATTACCGGAACACCCAAGCGTAAGCCAATCACAGCCGCATGAGAAGCCAAACTTTCATCCTCAGTAATAATCCCAGATGCCTTGCGAATTACATCAACAAAATCAGCATTAGTGCGAGGCACCACCAGAATTTCTCCATGATTGAAGTTTCCGATTTCCCTGGCAGTGTGAGCCACCCGCGCGCGACCACTGACCGCGCCCTGTCCGATGCCAATGCCCTTACCCAGAACCGAAGTCACCACCTCAACCTTAATTAAGTCGGTGGAGCCAGATACGCCTTGCAGCGTTCCGGCGGTCATCACCACCAAATCGCCCTCAATCAGCATCTGCTTCTCTAGAGCCACATTGATTGCCGCATGGAACGTCTGACCAGCTGAAGGCAACTCCAGCACCAGTAGGGGTTTCACGCCCCACACCAGCTGCAATTGTCGCGCTACATCCACATGGGGAGTTATTGCCAAAATCGGTTTTTCTGGTCGGAACTTGGAAACATTTCTGGCAGTAGCGCCGCTTTTCGTAAGCGACATAATCGCCGCCGCCCCCAACTGTTCGGCAATCTGACCGACAGCCTGACTAATAGCATTAGTGATAGAGCGGGTGGTGCCTTTGACATTCGGGGCGATTTTTTCCTGCTCAATCCGCACGGCAATTGCTGCCATCGTCTGCACAGCTTCGATGGGGTATTTACCGACAGCAGTCTCATTCGACAGCATTACCGCATCGGTACCGTCAAGAATGGCATTCGCCACGTCGGAAACTTCAGCCCTGGTTGGGCGGGGATTGTTCACCATGCTGTCCAACATCTGAGTCGCCGTAATCACGGGAATGCCCAGCTGGTTCGAGGTGGCAATCAGACGCTTTTGTAAAATCGGGACATCTTCCGCAGGCAATTCCACGCCCAAGTCACCGCGAGCCACCATAACGCCATCAGAGAGGGAAAGAATCGCCTCCATTTGCTCGATGGCTTCGTGCTTTTCAATTTTGACAATCACTGGCACTTGCTTACCAGCATTGGAAATTAGCTCTTTGATTTCCAGCACATCCTGGGGGTTGCGGACAAAACTCAGCGCTACCCAGTCAACGCCCTGGTCAAGACCAAACATTAAGTCTTTACGGTCTTTGTCAGTAAGCGCCTTAATTGACAGGTAGACACCTGGGAAATTCACGCCTTTGTTGTTGGAGAGAGTTCCCCCTACGACGACGCGACAATGCAATTCCCGTGAAGTGCGGTCTATCTTTTCCACGACCATTTCAACTTTGCCGTCATCAAGCAGAATCGTGGCACCACAGGGGACTTCATCGGCCAGAGGTTCGTAGGTGACAGAGCTAATTTCCTGGGAGCCTGCGATTGGTTTGCTAGTTAGAATGAAATGATCGCCGTTCCTTAAAACTATAGACCCATTTTCAAACCGTCCCAGACGAATTTTCGGCCCTTGCAAATCTTGCAAAATGCCGACTGGCTGATTTAGTTCAAAAGCTGTCTGGCGAATCAGGCGAATGCTACGCTGATGGTCTTCATGGGTGCCGTGGGAAAAGTTGAGGCGCAAAGTAGTCGCACCCGCTTCAATTAAATCGCGTAGGACTTCTGGACGACTGGTAGCGGGGCCAATCGTAGCAACAATTTTTGTCCGGCGCAGGAAATTTCGCAGTTGCATGGGGAAAATTTCAGGGAGAGCAGAAGAGGACTGCTAACAACACTAAAGCAAAAGGGATACTATCATATTTCGCTGAGTGATAGTATATAGCTCTAATTTTGCGTTGCGATCGCGTCAGGGAACGAGCCTAGTTGTGGATTCTGCCATCAGGCATAATTGTACCCTTGAGGTTAGCACCCGCCAACTCTGCTTTTTCTCTAGCGATCGCTCCTAAAAGACTTGCATTTTGCAAATCGGCGAATTGCAGATTTGCACCGCTGATGTTAGCACCATTGAGAACCGCATTGCTCAAGTTAGCATTAGCCAAATTAGCTCCCGTGAAGTCGGTATTTGCCAGAATCACACCGCTTAAGTTGGCGTTAGCTAAATTGGCACCTTTGAGCTTAGCATTGCTCAGGTCACTCCCTGTAAAGCTAGCGCCACTCAAGTCGCAAAATTCACATTGATTCGTCGCCATTAACCGTTGAACGTGTTCTGGATTATCCGCCTTAACGGGCATCGCCCAATAGTAAGGCATCAACAACGCAGCTACAGTTAGTATTTCTCGTTTCATGTTTTTTGATGCAACAGCTGCTTTCAATCAGTAGTAGTAGTCTTTTTTTGACTTTTACCTTTTTAAGGTGCTGCCGTTTCGGAAGGCGAATATCTGTTCAAGCCGATAACACCTTTCAGCTTAGCCTCCTGCCAGTTGGCACCTGTGAGATTAGCCTCAGCTAGATTAGCCCCCTGAAAATCTGCTTCTGTCAGGTTAGCGTAACTTAGATTAGCATCTCCCAAATCAGCTCCGCTCAAATCTGCGGTGCTGAAATTGGTATAACTCAGATTAGCCTCCTTCAAAATGGCACTAATCAGATTGCACTGAACCAGATTTGCACCAACTAAAGACGCACCAGTTAGATTAGCAGAACGCAGATTTGCCTCGCGCAAGTTTGTGCCACTCAAGTTTGCATTAATCAGATTAGCTTCACTCAGGTAAGCATAATTGAGGTTGGCACCGCTCAAGTCAGCACCACTTAGATTAGCGATCGCTAACTTGGCATTTGTCAGATTAGCATTTTTCAGCCCAGCCGTAGTCAGATTAGCACGATTGAAACTAGCACCACTCAAGTTAGCACCACTCAAGTTAGCATCGGTAAGATTGGCACTCTGCAAGTTAGCATTCGGCAACAAGGTGCCAAGAAGAGACGCCTCAGCCAAAACAGCACCATTCAGGTCAGCATTGCCCAAGTATGCCTGATTAAGCTTGGCTTCGCTCAGGTTAGCACTACCCAGCTTGGCATTATCAAGTTCGGCACCCGTCAGGTTAGCAGCCGCCAGGTTAGCACCCGTTAAGTCAGCAATGTTCAGTTTTGCCTCTGCCAGGTTTGCCCTTACTAGATTGGCAACCGCAAGATTAGCATTACTTAAATTTGCCTTGAGCAAATCAGCATCAACCAGATTAGCAAAATTCAGATTCGCATTCTCTAGCTTGGCACCACTCAACTGAGCTTTGGTTAGGACAGCGTTATACAAGTCAGCGCCCTTTAAATTGGCGTACCGCAAATCAGCAGGAAATTCCTTAGCTTGCTTAGAGTCCTTGCGGTCTTCATTACGCGATCGCATTATCCCCAATTTTGCTTCCCTTAAGTTTGCCTTCTCTAAGTTGGTAATAACCAGCTTGGCACCGTTCATCTTGGCACCTTCTAGCTTGGCACCACTCAGGTCAGCACTACTTAAGTCTGCCCCTTCCAAATCAGCATCCGTCAAGTCAGCACCCTTTAGCTTGGCATTGTCCAACTTGGCATTCTTCAGGTCGCATCTGGGACAGGCGTTTGTTTCGAGTAATCGTTCTACGTGTCGAGAATTGGCCGCTTGCGCTGGGTTGACCAACACTCCGACGACTAAAGTTGCAACCGCGCAAGCCAAACCCACGAAGGCGGGGTTAATATACCAGTTAGGGCGATGAACTGCCCCATCAATGCAAGCAAATGCTTTCTCTGGCGCTATAGTCATTCATCCCTCATCCTTGATATTGAATGCGGTAAATTCGGTCATTTGCTTCCTCCGTAACTAGCAAACTGCCGTCAGGCAGTACGAGTAAACCCACCGGACGCCCCCAAGTGGTTGCTTGGGCTGGGTTTAGCAGAAACCCGGTGAGAAAGTCTTCATAGTAGCTTTGAGGACGCCCGTTAGAGAAGGGGACGAAGACAACTTTGTATCCCGTGCCTTGGTCGCGGTTCCAAGACCCGCGAAAGGCAACAAATGCACCATTGCGATATTTTTCTGGGAAGGTCTTCCCGTCATAAAACTGCAATCCCAAAGCTGCTGAGTGTGCTTGGAAGAGAACATCGGGCGTTTTTGTTTTCGCTACCAGGTCGGGGCGTTTACTCTTGCCATTGACCACCTGACGCGGGTCGAGGCGATTTGGTGCCAGATAAGCGTAGGGCCAGCCGTAAAATTCTCCTTGTTGGACGCGGGTTAGGTAGTCTGGTACGAGGTCGTCGCCTAGTCCATCGCGTTCGTTGACGGTGGCGTAAAGTTCGCCCGTGGTGGGATGAAAATCAAGTCCGACTGGGTTGCGTAAGCCGGAGGCGAAGGTTTGTTGGTTGGAACCGTCGAGATTCATCACCTGTACTGAGGCGCGTGGCAGTGGTTCTTCATCGGCGTTGGAACGGGAACCAACGGACACGTAAAGCTTTTTGCCGTCGGGTGCGGCTACTACGTTGCGCGTCCAGTGTTGGTTATAGCCGCCTGGGGTGAGGGTGGCGATTTTTTGACCTGTGCCGTTAAGTTGCTGTTGTCCTGGGTTGTAGGGATAT
The sequence above is drawn from the Funiculus sociatus GB2-C1 genome and encodes:
- the pyk gene encoding pyruvate kinase, translating into MQLRNFLRRTKIVATIGPATSRPEVLRDLIEAGATTLRLNFSHGTHEDHQRSIRLIRQTAFELNQPVGILQDLQGPKIRLGRFENGSIVLRNGDHFILTSKPIAGSQEISSVTYEPLADEVPCGATILLDDGKVEMVVEKIDRTSRELHCRVVVGGTLSNNKGVNFPGVYLSIKALTDKDRKDLMFGLDQGVDWVALSFVRNPQDVLEIKELISNAGKQVPVIVKIEKHEAIEQMEAILSLSDGVMVARGDLGVELPAEDVPILQKRLIATSNQLGIPVITATQMLDSMVNNPRPTRAEVSDVANAILDGTDAVMLSNETAVGKYPIEAVQTMAAIAVRIEQEKIAPNVKGTTRSITNAISQAVGQIAEQLGAAAIMSLTKSGATARNVSKFRPEKPILAITPHVDVARQLQLVWGVKPLLVLELPSAGQTFHAAINVALEKQMLIEGDLVVMTAGTLQGVSGSTDLIKVEVVTSVLGKGIGIGQGAVSGRARVAHTAREIGNFNHGEILVVPRTNADFVDVIRKASGIITEDESLASHAAVIGLRLGVPVIVGVKKATEIIRDGAILTLDMQRGLIYSGAMGVNSANSVLPV
- a CDS encoding pentapeptide repeat-containing protein, translating into MKREILTVAALLMPYYWAMPVKADNPEHVQRLMATNQCEFCDLSGASFTGSDLSNAKLKGANLANANLSGVILANTDFTGANLANANLSNAVLNGANISGANLQFADLQNASLLGAIAREKAELAGANLKGTIMPDGRIHN
- a CDS encoding pentapeptide repeat-containing protein, with protein sequence MTIAPEKAFACIDGAVHRPNWYINPAFVGLACAVATLVVGVLVNPAQAANSRHVERLLETNACPRCDLKNAKLDNAKLKGADLTDADLEGADLSSADLSGAKLEGAKMNGAKLVITNLEKANLREAKLGIMRSRNEDRKDSKQAKEFPADLRYANLKGADLYNAVLTKAQLSGAKLENANLNFANLVDADLLKANLSNANLAVANLVRANLAEAKLNIADLTGANLAAANLTGAELDNAKLGSANLSEAKLNQAYLGNADLNGAVLAEASLLGTLLPNANLQSANLTDANLSGANLSGASFNRANLTTAGLKNANLTNAKLAIANLSGADLSGANLNYAYLSEANLINANLSGTNLREANLRSANLTGASLVGANLVQCNLISAILKEANLSYTNFSTADLSGADLGDANLSYANLTEADFQGANLAEANLTGANWQEAKLKGVIGLNRYSPSETAAP
- a CDS encoding PQQ-dependent sugar dehydrogenase produces the protein MKSRYFLLLLLILTTTAACDSTQASLDPQTTQQVEQPPQTTPQLKQQSQQAAQTKNVVRTQPLTPQPIRITLNNLPKPYATDSASNSPNVVSVPQNPTLRVPQGFVVNVFAEGLDAPRWLTLTPNGDVLVTETRQNRIRLLRDTNGDGVADVNKTFATAQNGVNIPFGMTFAGNNFFLANTGEVRRYPYNPGQQQLNGTGQKIATLTPGGYNQHWTRNVVAAPDGKKLYVSVGSRSNADEEPLPRASVQVMNLDGSNQQTFASGLRNPVGLDFHPTTGELYATVNERDGLGDDLVPDYLTRVQQGEFYGWPYAYLAPNRLDPRQVVNGKSKRPDLVAKTKTPDVLFQAHSAALGLQFYDGKTFPEKYRNGAFVAFRGSWNRDQGTGYKVVFVPFSNGRPQSYYEDFLTGFLLNPAQATTWGRPVGLLVLPDGSLLVTEEANDRIYRIQYQG